In the Candidatus Poribacteria bacterium genome, one interval contains:
- a CDS encoding ATP-binding cassette domain-containing protein has product MNQEKGNAKRLLEVQNLKKYFPITIGFLRREVGQVKAVDDVSFSIDQGETLGLVGESGCGKTTLGRSVIRAIEPTDGIVKFRADGEMVDLISLNPKEIREVRQHMQMIFQDPYTSLDPRMTVLEIVGEPLEVNGIAKGVELEERVKALMEVVGLEVKYLKRYPHAFSGGQRQRIGIARALATNPKLVVCDEAVSALDVSIQAQILNLLLDLQKDLQLTYLFISHDLSVVEHISDRVGVMYVGKLVEMSKTEDLFFRPKHPYTEALLSAVPTPEGDSKNRRIILDGEAANPADIPNGCPFHPRCRYAEDICKTEPPVWQEIQPDHFTACHFAKELVLKGVEQYGD; this is encoded by the coding sequence ATGAATCAAGAAAAAGGGAATGCAAAACGGCTTTTGGAGGTGCAAAACCTCAAAAAATATTTCCCTATTACGATAGGTTTCTTAAGGCGCGAGGTGGGTCAGGTCAAAGCGGTCGACGATGTGAGTTTCTCTATCGATCAAGGCGAAACCCTTGGCCTAGTAGGAGAAAGCGGTTGCGGAAAGACAACCTTGGGGCGTAGTGTTATACGGGCGATTGAACCGACTGATGGTATCGTGAAGTTCAGAGCCGACGGAGAAATGGTCGATTTGATTTCGCTGAACCCAAAAGAGATTCGAGAAGTTCGTCAACACATGCAGATGATTTTCCAAGACCCTTACACATCGCTTGACCCCCGTATGACAGTACTAGAAATTGTGGGCGAGCCTTTGGAGGTAAACGGTATAGCCAAGGGGGTCGAACTGGAAGAACGTGTCAAGGCACTTATGGAAGTCGTTGGTCTAGAGGTCAAATACCTGAAACGTTACCCTCACGCATTTAGCGGTGGTCAACGGCAGCGTATCGGTATCGCAAGAGCATTAGCCACAAATCCAAAGCTCGTCGTATGCGATGAAGCGGTCAGTGCCTTGGATGTCTCAATTCAAGCCCAGATTCTCAATCTACTCCTTGACCTCCAAAAAGATTTACAGTTAACCTATCTATTTATTTCGCACGATCTTTCTGTGGTCGAGCACATTTCCGACCGGGTTGGCGTGATGTATGTCGGAAAATTGGTCGAGATGTCAAAGACCGAAGATCTATTTTTTCGCCCCAAACACCCCTACACCGAAGCACTGCTTTCAGCGGTGCCAACACCCGAAGGAGACAGTAAAAATCGACGGATTATTCTTGATGGTGAAGCAGCAAACCCGGCTGATATCCCCAACGGTTGTCCGTTCCATCCCCGCTGCAGATATGCCGAGGATATCTGCAAAACTGAACCACCTGTTTGGCAAGAGATACAGCCTGACCATTTCACCGCCTGTC
- a CDS encoding ABC transporter ATP-binding protein, whose translation MLPVLEVNNLKTHFFLDEGVLKAVDGVSFKVSEKQTLGIIGESGCGKSITAQSILQIVPHPGRIVDGEIILYTDGEEPVFINQLDPFGKTIRDIRGRQIAMIFQEPMTSLSPIHTVGDQIMEALLLHETQNRTEARDIALDMLNRVGINNPSQRIEELPHQLSGGMRQRVMIAMALCCEPKLLIADEPTTALDVTVQAQILELLQELQGPSGMSMIYITHDLSVIAEIADEVAVMYLGRIVEQGPTREILDNPLHPYTQRLLKSVPKLGHKARSRLETIEGNVPIPLDPPRRCGFFSRCPESKTGVCDVDIPALLEKNKKHSVCCFLHSDEIEGVEG comes from the coding sequence ATGTTGCCAGTGCTTGAAGTGAATAATTTGAAAACGCATTTCTTCCTCGATGAGGGCGTCTTAAAAGCCGTCGATGGGGTCAGCTTTAAGGTCTCTGAGAAACAGACGCTTGGAATTATAGGCGAAAGCGGCTGCGGCAAGAGCATTACTGCCCAATCAATCCTACAAATAGTACCGCACCCCGGCAGGATTGTTGATGGAGAAATTATCTTATATACAGACGGGGAGGAACCGGTTTTTATTAATCAGCTAGATCCATTTGGGAAAACGATTCGTGATATTAGAGGCCGTCAAATTGCGATGATCTTTCAGGAACCCATGACAAGCCTCAGTCCGATTCATACCGTTGGGGACCAAATCATGGAAGCCCTTCTATTGCACGAAACCCAGAACCGAACAGAAGCACGCGACATCGCACTGGACATGCTCAATCGTGTAGGTATCAACAACCCATCCCAAAGAATAGAAGAACTACCACATCAGCTTTCTGGCGGAATGCGGCAGCGCGTTATGATTGCTATGGCGTTATGTTGTGAACCGAAATTACTAATCGCTGATGAACCGACAACCGCTCTGGATGTAACGGTACAAGCGCAGATCCTTGAACTGCTACAAGAATTGCAGGGGCCATCAGGGATGAGCATGATCTATATTACACACGACCTCAGTGTCATTGCTGAGATTGCCGATGAAGTTGCGGTGATGTATCTAGGGCGAATTGTTGAACAAGGACCAACCCGCGAAATCCTTGATAATCCACTTCATCCTTATACACAACGGTTATTGAAAAGTGTGCCTAAACTGGGTCACAAAGCTCGTTCAAGGCTTGAAACTATAGAAGGCAATGTCCCAATTCCCCTTGACCCGCCTCGGCGATGTGGATTCTTTTCTCGCTGCCCTGAATCTAAAACAGGGGTTTGTGATGTAGATATTCCAGCTCTACTAGAGAAAAATAAAAAACATTCGGTCTGTTGTTTTCTACACAGTGACGAAATCGAAGGCGTTGAAGGATGA
- a CDS encoding ABC transporter permease — MIFLKKRKKREKTEQDNNLYSALSHRQLIWIQFKKHKLAQISLTLLALFYFIAIFCEFFAPYRLGDRHAKYTYFPPQDVHFFDENGFNFRPFVYGVKRTIDKKTFQKIYEEDKTKKYPIRLFARGNTYKLWGLFETDIHLFGVDKQGSIFLLGTDRMGRDLLSRIIYGARISLSVGIIGVLLSLIIGLFLGGISGYLGGIWDIVIQRVVEILRSFPTIPLWMALGAAVPPEWSPVLVYFGITVILSFMGWTGVARVVRSQLLSLREQDFVMAAKVSGATDGYIIRRHLIPGVFTYIIVHLTLAIPWMILAETSLSFLNIGLRPPVTSWGVLLKEAQAVTTVTLYPWIITPAAAVIVAVLAFNFVGDGLRDAADPHRH; from the coding sequence ATGATTTTCTTAAAGAAAAGAAAAAAGCGAGAAAAAACGGAACAGGATAACAATCTATATTCAGCTTTATCTCATCGCCAACTGATTTGGATTCAATTCAAAAAGCACAAGTTGGCGCAAATCAGCCTAACCCTATTAGCTCTATTCTACTTCATTGCTATCTTCTGTGAATTTTTCGCACCATATCGGCTTGGAGATCGGCACGCCAAATACACCTACTTTCCTCCCCAAGATGTCCACTTTTTCGACGAAAATGGTTTTAACTTCAGACCATTTGTGTACGGTGTTAAGCGCACAATCGACAAAAAAACTTTCCAGAAGATCTATGAAGAGGACAAGACAAAAAAGTATCCTATCAGACTTTTCGCTCGTGGAAACACTTACAAGCTGTGGGGATTATTTGAAACCGACATACATCTGTTTGGTGTTGACAAGCAGGGAAGTATATTTCTGCTAGGCACAGACCGGATGGGAAGAGATCTGTTATCTCGAATTATCTACGGTGCTCGAATCAGTCTCTCTGTAGGAATCATCGGTGTATTGCTTTCGCTTATAATTGGTTTATTCCTTGGCGGCATTTCAGGCTATCTTGGCGGGATTTGGGACATTGTCATACAACGTGTTGTTGAAATACTCCGCTCTTTCCCGACTATACCACTTTGGATGGCACTCGGTGCAGCGGTCCCACCCGAATGGTCGCCGGTGTTGGTATATTTTGGCATCACAGTGATTCTCTCTTTTATGGGATGGACAGGAGTTGCAAGGGTCGTCAGAAGTCAGCTGCTTTCGCTGAGGGAGCAAGATTTTGTCATGGCGGCTAAGGTCAGTGGTGCTACAGATGGCTACATCATTCGGCGTCATCTGATACCCGGCGTATTTACCTATATCATTGTACATTTAACGCTGGCGATCCCTTGGATGATTCTCGCCGAAACTTCGTTGAGCTTTCTCAATATAGGACTTCGACCGCCTGTAACGAGTTGGGGTGTTTTGCTCAAAGAGGCTCAAGCGGTTACCACCGTTACTCTATACCCGTGGATTATTACGCCTGCAGCGGCTGTAATTGTCGCGGTGCTTGCCTTCAATTTCGTGGGTGATGGCTTGAGAGATGCGGCGGATCCGCATCGTCATTAA